GATAAACCCCACCCCTACAGAGCGGAACTGCCGGGTTGGGTGAGTTCGGTTGACGCCGGGTCCTGTTACTCGTACACTGAATACGTTTGAATTATAGCCGTCAGTCTTCAGCGTTTTACTGAGAGCTGACAGTCTACTGCTCATCGCGAGGGGATCTCATGAAGACGCTTGGCATATTGGTCGGAGGCGGACCCGCGCCAGGCATTAATGGCGTGATCGCTGCTGCGGCCATAGAGGCACGTAACCGTGGGGTGCGTGTGCTCGGTTTCTACGATGGGTTTAAGTGGCTTGCACAAGGCGACATGAGCCACGTGATGGAGATCGAAATCGATGAGGTATCCCGGATCCATTTCGAAGGGGGTTCCATTCTTCGAACATCCAGAGAGAATCCGGCCAAATCTCCGGATACGCTCCGACACGTAGTCGAGACGCTTGATAAATTGGAGGTATCGTATCTGTTGACGATCGGGGGTGATGACACCGCCTTCGCGGCGTGTCGGCTGTCGGAGGTCATGAAGGATCGGATTGCCATCGCGCATGTACCGAAGACGATCGATAACGACCTCCCGCTCCCACAAGAGGTGGCGACATTCGGCTTTACGACCGCCTGTAACCTGGGCAAAGATATCGTTCAGAACCTGATGGAGGACGCAGTCACAACGAACCGGTGGTTCTTCGTCACCGTGATGGGGCGACGGGCAGGCCATCTGGCGCTCGGCATTGGAGGCGCCGCCGGTGCCACATTAACGGTCATTGGGGAAGAGTTTCCAGAGCCGAGAATCTCCCTTCAGACGCTGGTCGACATCCTGGAAGGAGCAATGATCAAGCGGCGCGCCTCAGGAAAGGGGCATGGGGTGGTAATTCTGAGCGAAGGGCTGGCCGATAAACTTGATCCTACTGATTTCGGCTCGGTTGAACGGGATAGTTATGGGAATCTCCGTCTTTCGGAGCTTGTGTTAGGACGTGTACTGAAAGAGCGGGTTGCTGAAAGCCTTCGGGCACGAGGTATCGATGTGACGATTGTGGCCAAGGATCTCGGCTATGAGCTCCGCTGCGCTCCACCCGGTGCGCTGGATATCCAGTATTGTCGTAGTCTCGGCTATTGGGCCACCCGTTTTCTGTTGGACGGTCAGACGGAGGCCATGGTGACCATCCAGGGAGGAAAGATGGTCCCGATTCCGTTTCGAGAGATGTTGGATCATCGAACAGGGAAGATCCGCGTTCGTTACGTCGATATCAAATCCGAGTCGTATCAGACACTGCGGGCGTATATGATCCGTCTGGAACCTCAGGACTTTGAGATGCCGGGGCAGATCGAGGCGCTCGCGCAGAGTGGGAAATTAGACCGGACTGAATTCGTCAAGCGATTTAGTTATCTCGGCGATTGACGGTCGTGGAACCTGTAGTAATCAGGAGAGACATTTTTCTCACGAAGGAGCCGGCACAATGAAATACTGGAGACGAGGCATTCAGTACATGATCTTCGGCGTAGTGGTCGCGCTGGTTCCGTGTACGTTCTGGACGGGTCCTTCGACTTTGTTCGAAACAGGCGTGGCTGACGCGCAAGAGATCGTCTTTGTGAAGGCGCTGGAGGAAGCGGAGAAGGCCATCCAGGAAGCGAAGGACTTCGAGGCGGATATCTATGCGCCGGAGGAGTTCTCCCTTGCCCTGAACTACCTGGCGCAGGCCGAGGATGAGGCGAAAGTCTTCAGGTCTGCATCGCAGTCGAAGCAAGATACTCACTTGTTCAGCGCCAGAAAGTCCGGAGAGGCAGTCAGCCTGCTCGCGGAACGGGCGCAGTACCAGGCGAAGGTGGCGGGAACGAAGGCAATAGAAGTGAAATCCGATCGAGAGATCACCGCGATCAAAGCGCAGATCGCCGAGAGTTTCAATACGAATGTCAACCGAGATTTTAGTTCGGCGCGAGAGGCGTTGTTCGGCGAGCTCGGCACAAAGGAAGCCGTGAGGAGTGAGGCCAGAAGGGCGCGAGTACAGGCTGAGTCTGGGCTGCGCAAGCTGGGGCTGGAAGGACAGGTCGCGCCGGCGGCGCAGCAGGAAAGGAACTGATCCTGCCTGAGCAGATGGATACCCACACGAGGAACAGGAGAATGATTGAGCGGTTGGTCAGAGATCTACTAAAGGAGGTCGGCGAGGATCCCGATCGGGAAGGATTGGTCAAGACCCCGGAGCGGGTAGAGCGGATGTTCGCCTTCCTCACATCCGGTTACGACAAACAGGTTAATGACGTTCTGAACGAAGCGGTCTTCCAAGACAACTATGACGAGATCGTCCTGGTCAAGGACATCGACTTCTTCTCCCTCTGCGAGCATCATCTGCTCCCATTTTTCGGCAAGTGCCACGTCGGTTATCTACCGGACGGCAAGATCGTCGGGTTGAGCAAGCTGGTTCGGCTGGTCGAGATGTACAGTCGCCGACTCCAGGTGCAGGAGCGTCTGACCTCCCAGATCGCCAACGCGCTCCTGGAGGCCCTGCGGCCAAAGGGGGTGGCTGTCGTCATGGAAGCCCAACACCTCTGCATGATGATGCGCGGCGTAGAGAAACAGAATAGTAAGGCTGTGACCTCATCGATGCACGGGGTCTTCCGAGAGCGGATCGAGAGCCGAAACGAGTTCATGCAGTTGATCCGGTCGCACGCGACATAAGGTGACTGCGCTCTTCGAAAGCAAGGGAATACGATGGCGGAACCCAGCCTGTTGCGGCTGTCCGCATTGACCGGAATCGGTTATTCCATTATTATTAATTGAGACGGGATCATCCCAGGCGGAACATCGCCTTAATCTCATTGAGGAACCCATGGGCGTTCACGATCACCATCTAGAGGCAAAGAAGGTTGGACCAGTCCGCTACGCGAGGTTGAGTATCACCGATAGTCGCAAGTCGGAAGACGACCACTCAGGCCGACTCATTGAGTCGCTCCTGAATGAGGCCGGACATTGCCAGCAGGCCTCCATGATCCTGAAGAACGATCCCAAAGGCCTGAGGGAGGTCATCAAGAAGCTGTGTGAAGAAGAAGTCGATCTGATCGTCATGACCGGGGGGACCGGGCTCAGCAAGAA
The nucleotide sequence above comes from Candidatus Methylomirabilis tolerans. Encoded proteins:
- a CDS encoding 6-phosphofructokinase; the protein is MKTLGILVGGGPAPGINGVIAAAAIEARNRGVRVLGFYDGFKWLAQGDMSHVMEIEIDEVSRIHFEGGSILRTSRENPAKSPDTLRHVVETLDKLEVSYLLTIGGDDTAFAACRLSEVMKDRIAIAHVPKTIDNDLPLPQEVATFGFTTACNLGKDIVQNLMEDAVTTNRWFFVTVMGRRAGHLALGIGGAAGATLTVIGEEFPEPRISLQTLVDILEGAMIKRRASGKGHGVVILSEGLADKLDPTDFGSVERDSYGNLRLSELVLGRVLKERVAESLRARGIDVTIVAKDLGYELRCAPPGALDIQYCRSLGYWATRFLLDGQTEAMVTIQGGKMVPIPFREMLDHRTGKIRVRYVDIKSESYQTLRAYMIRLEPQDFEMPGQIEALAQSGKLDRTEFVKRFSYLGD
- the folE gene encoding GTP cyclohydrolase I FolE; the protein is MIERLVRDLLKEVGEDPDREGLVKTPERVERMFAFLTSGYDKQVNDVLNEAVFQDNYDEIVLVKDIDFFSLCEHHLLPFFGKCHVGYLPDGKIVGLSKLVRLVEMYSRRLQVQERLTSQIANALLEALRPKGVAVVMEAQHLCMMMRGVEKQNSKAVTSSMHGVFRERIESRNEFMQLIRSHAT
- a CDS encoding molybdenum cofactor biosynthesis protein MoaB, which translates into the protein MGVHDHHLEAKKVGPVRYARLSITDSRKSEDDHSGRLIESLLNEAGHCQQASMILKNDPKGLREVIKKLCEEEVDLIVMTGGTGLSKKDQTIEAISPLLDKILPGFGELFRSLTFQEVGSAALMSRALCGTAKGKVVVCLPGSEHAVRLALTKLLIPEVQHLVWQAAR